A region from the Hypericibacter adhaerens genome encodes:
- the accC gene encoding acetyl-CoA carboxylase biotin carboxylase subunit, giving the protein MFEKVLIANRGEIALRIHRACREMGIRTVAVHSTADSDAMHVRLADEAVCIGPPPSRQSYLNIPAILSAATITGADAIHPGIGFLSENAQFAGMVEEHGFTFIGPAPEHISLMGDKVAAKDAARSLNIPVVPGSDGAITNDADAMTLADGIGYPVLIKAAAGGGGKGMKVANARAEMSQALSLARAEAKANFGNDAVYMEKYLSHPRHIEIQILADAHGNVVHLGERDCSLQRRHQKVLEEAPSPALNAAQRQKVGDIATSAMRRLGYRSAGTIEFLFQDGEFYFIEMNTRLQVEHPVSEMITGIDLVREQIRVATGAPLSFRQEDITFTGHAIECRVNAENPDTFAPSPGRITDYHAPGGLGVRVDSALYSGYRVPPNYDSLIAKLIVHGSSRNECLMRLRRALEEFVIGGVDTSIPLHRRLVGASDFINGDYDIRWLEKFVAPKE; this is encoded by the coding sequence ATGTTCGAGAAAGTCCTGATCGCGAACCGCGGCGAGATCGCGCTTCGCATCCATCGTGCCTGCCGCGAGATGGGCATCCGCACGGTCGCGGTGCATTCGACGGCGGATTCGGACGCCATGCATGTGCGCCTCGCCGACGAGGCGGTCTGCATCGGTCCGCCGCCCTCGCGCCAGAGCTATCTCAACATCCCCGCGATCCTGTCGGCCGCGACCATCACGGGCGCCGACGCCATCCATCCCGGCATCGGCTTCCTGTCGGAGAACGCGCAGTTCGCCGGCATGGTCGAGGAGCACGGCTTCACCTTCATCGGCCCGGCGCCCGAGCATATCAGCCTGATGGGCGACAAGGTCGCCGCCAAGGACGCGGCGCGCTCGCTCAACATCCCCGTGGTGCCCGGCTCCGACGGCGCCATCACCAACGATGCCGACGCCATGACTCTCGCCGACGGCATCGGCTACCCCGTGCTGATCAAGGCCGCGGCGGGCGGCGGCGGCAAGGGCATGAAGGTCGCCAATGCGCGCGCCGAGATGAGCCAGGCGCTCAGCCTCGCGCGCGCCGAGGCCAAGGCCAATTTCGGCAATGACGCGGTCTATATGGAGAAATACCTCTCCCATCCGCGCCATATCGAGATCCAGATCCTGGCCGACGCGCATGGCAACGTCGTGCATCTGGGCGAACGCGACTGCTCGCTGCAGCGCCGTCACCAGAAGGTGCTCGAGGAGGCGCCCTCGCCCGCCCTCAATGCCGCCCAGCGCCAGAAGGTCGGCGATATCGCCACCTCGGCGATGCGCCGTCTCGGCTATCGCAGCGCCGGCACGATCGAGTTCCTGTTCCAGGACGGCGAGTTCTACTTCATCGAGATGAACACGCGCCTGCAGGTCGAGCATCCGGTCTCCGAGATGATCACCGGCATCGACCTGGTGCGCGAGCAGATCCGGGTCGCGACCGGCGCGCCCCTGAGCTTCCGCCAGGAGGACATCACCTTCACCGGCCACGCGATCGAATGCCGCGTGAACGCCGAGAACCCCGACACCTTCGCGCCGTCGCCGGGCCGCATCACCGACTATCACGCGCCGGGAGGCTTGGGCGTGCGGGTGGATTCCGCGCTTTACAGCGGCTACCGCGTGCCGCCCAACTACGACAGCCTGATCGCGAAGCTGATCGTGCATGGATCGAGCCGCAACGAATGCCTGATGCGACTGAGGCGCGCGCTCGAGGAGTTCGTGATCGGCGGCGTCGATACCAGCATCCCCCTCCATCGCCGGCTGGTGGGAGCGAGCGACTTCATCAACGGCGACTACGATATCCGCTGGCTCGAGAAGTTCGTGGCGCCGAAGGAGTGA
- a CDS encoding M48 family metalloprotease, with protein MRIMRFPRSLAILAAAWLAFAPAVAAAAGPGLIRDAEIESYLHDYTAPIFQAAGIDPASVHIYIVNDPRINAFVAGGMNLFLHTGLLMRAQTANQVIGVIAHETGHIAGGHLVRTKDVQRAATIEAIVAMVLGIGAGIASGQPGVAGAGVATGPALAATQMLQFTRTQEASADAAGLGFLDATGQSARGMYEMFDILQKDSVLTGLGNPNPFLQTHPLTQQRMAHIQQYMATSPYTNAPLNPQLEEEQRRIRAKILGFTTPLEQVLKAYPDSDNSFAARYARAIAWYRAADMTKAVPAIDLLIQEEPDNAFLKELKGQMLFENGRTADSIAAYRLAVKLRPDSPLLRIGLAQSLIEMNQKDDNAEAIQHLEVATGLEPRNIQGWRFLTVAYGRNDQLPMVALAQAEIAMLQGDNKKAKEYARRAQDGLSPGSPGALRAEDILFQIGQDDD; from the coding sequence ATGCGCATCATGCGGTTCCCGAGATCGTTAGCGATACTGGCGGCGGCCTGGCTCGCATTCGCGCCGGCCGTGGCGGCAGCCGCGGGTCCAGGCCTGATCCGCGACGCCGAGATCGAATCCTATCTGCATGATTATACCGCGCCCATCTTCCAGGCGGCCGGCATCGACCCTGCATCCGTCCATATCTATATCGTCAATGACCCGCGCATCAACGCGTTCGTCGCGGGCGGCATGAATCTTTTTCTCCATACCGGCCTCCTGATGCGGGCCCAGACCGCCAACCAGGTGATCGGGGTGATCGCGCACGAGACCGGCCATATCGCCGGCGGCCATCTGGTGCGAACGAAGGACGTGCAGCGGGCCGCCACGATCGAGGCCATCGTCGCCATGGTGCTCGGCATCGGTGCCGGCATCGCGTCCGGCCAGCCGGGTGTGGCCGGCGCCGGCGTCGCCACCGGCCCCGCGCTGGCGGCGACCCAGATGCTGCAGTTCACGCGCACCCAGGAAGCGTCGGCCGATGCGGCCGGCCTCGGATTCCTCGATGCCACCGGCCAGTCGGCGCGCGGCATGTACGAGATGTTCGACATCCTGCAGAAGGATTCGGTGCTGACGGGGCTGGGTAACCCCAATCCGTTCCTGCAGACCCATCCGCTGACGCAGCAGCGCATGGCCCACATCCAGCAATACATGGCGACGTCGCCTTACACCAACGCGCCGCTCAACCCGCAGCTCGAGGAGGAGCAGCGCCGCATCCGCGCCAAGATCCTGGGGTTCACCACGCCACTCGAGCAGGTGCTGAAGGCCTATCCGGACAGCGACAACAGCTTCGCCGCGCGCTATGCGCGCGCCATCGCCTGGTATCGTGCCGCCGACATGACCAAGGCCGTGCCGGCGATCGATCTCCTCATCCAGGAAGAGCCCGACAACGCCTTCCTCAAGGAGCTCAAGGGCCAGATGCTGTTCGAGAACGGCCGCACCGCCGATTCGATCGCCGCCTATCGGCTGGCGGTCAAGCTCAGGCCGGATTCGCCCCTGCTCCGGATCGGCCTGGCGCAGAGCCTGATCGAGATGAATCAGAAGGACGACAATGCCGAGGCCATCCAGCATCTCGAGGTCGCGACCGGTCTCGAGCCCCGCAATATCCAGGGCTGGCGGTTCCTGACGGTCGCCTACGGACGCAACGACCAGCTGCCGATGGTGGCGCTGGCCCAGGCCGAGATCGCGATGCTGCAGGGCGACAACAAGAAGGCCAAGGAATATGCGCGCCGCGCGCAGGACGGCCTGTCCCCGGGATCCCCGGGCGCGCTTCGGGCCGAGGATATCCTGTTCCAGATCGGGCAGGACGATGACTGA
- a CDS encoding pyridoxal phosphate-dependent aminotransferase: MAYKVAHRGKVPPFIAMEVLRHANERAAAGHDVLHLEIGQPGSGAPRTVIEAAHRALDQETLGYTEALGLPVLRQRIARHYAEAYRAALDWKRVVITTGSSGGFLLAFLSAFDAGDRIALASPGYPAYRNILTALGLEPVELEVGPEHRFQPTPELLSRLKHPPDGLIVASPSNPCGTMLDRAHFEALLRYCRAHGIRVVSDEIYHGITYGTAATSATELEPEAIVINSFSKYYAMTGWRLGWMVVPASLLRSVESLAQNLFVSPQALPQHAARVAFDAKPELDAKVAHYAENRALLLRELPKAGFDRLAPADGAFYLFADIGHLTNDSTSFCEQMLDQTGVAATPGVDFDPARGHRFLRFSFAGSSEHIAAAARRLVAWRR, encoded by the coding sequence ATGGCCTACAAGGTTGCGCATCGCGGAAAGGTGCCGCCCTTCATCGCCATGGAAGTGCTGCGCCATGCCAACGAGCGCGCCGCGGCGGGGCATGACGTCCTCCATCTCGAGATCGGGCAGCCGGGCTCGGGCGCGCCGCGCACGGTAATCGAGGCCGCGCACCGGGCTCTCGACCAGGAGACCCTGGGCTATACCGAGGCGCTGGGCCTGCCGGTCTTGCGCCAGCGCATCGCGCGGCATTATGCCGAGGCCTACCGTGCCGCCCTCGATTGGAAACGCGTCGTCATCACCACCGGGTCGTCGGGCGGCTTCCTGCTGGCCTTCCTCTCGGCCTTCGATGCGGGCGACCGCATCGCGCTGGCCAGCCCCGGCTATCCGGCCTATCGCAACATCCTGACCGCCCTCGGGCTCGAGCCGGTCGAGCTCGAGGTGGGGCCCGAGCATCGCTTCCAGCCGACGCCGGAACTGCTGTCGCGGCTGAAGCACCCGCCGGACGGGCTGATCGTGGCGAGCCCCTCCAATCCCTGCGGCACCATGCTCGACCGCGCGCATTTCGAGGCGCTGTTGCGCTATTGCCGCGCCCACGGCATCCGCGTGGTGTCCGACGAGATCTATCACGGCATCACCTACGGCACGGCCGCCACCTCGGCGACCGAGCTCGAGCCCGAGGCCATCGTCATCAACAGCTTCTCGAAATATTACGCCATGACCGGCTGGCGCCTGGGCTGGATGGTGGTGCCGGCGAGCCTGCTGCGCTCGGTCGAGAGCCTGGCGCAGAATCTCTTCGTCTCGCCCCAGGCCCTGCCGCAGCATGCGGCGCGCGTGGCGTTCGACGCCAAGCCCGAGCTCGATGCCAAGGTGGCGCATTATGCGGAGAACCGCGCGCTCCTGCTGCGCGAGCTGCCCAAGGCGGGCTTCGACCGGCTGGCGCCCGCCGACGGCGCCTTCTACCTCTTCGCCGATATCGGCCATCTGACCAACGACAGCACCAGCTTCTGCGAGCAGATGCTGGATCAGACCGGCGTGGCCGCCACGCCCGGCGTCGATTTCGATCCGGCGCGCGGCCACCGCTTCCTGCGCTTCTCCTTCGCCGGCAGCAGCGAGCACATCGCCGCGGCCGCCCGCCGGCTCGTCGCCTGGCGGCGATAA
- a CDS encoding DUF2269 family protein codes for MMEPLIILKLLHVVGAAVILGTGAGIAFFMVMADRSGDTRTVAHVAGTVVVADFVFTASAVLLQPVTGLLLARESGYPLDQGWILVSVALYLLVGACWLPVVWIQIRLRRIARKAAAEGTPLPPRYRRLYRLWFCLGFPAFAGVVAIIWLMLAKPDFAGSL; via the coding sequence ATGATGGAGCCCCTGATCATCCTGAAGCTCCTGCATGTCGTGGGGGCGGCGGTCATCCTGGGGACGGGGGCGGGGATCGCCTTCTTCATGGTGATGGCCGACCGGAGCGGCGATACGCGAACCGTCGCGCATGTCGCCGGCACCGTCGTGGTTGCGGATTTCGTCTTCACGGCGTCCGCCGTGCTGCTGCAGCCCGTGACCGGCCTTCTGCTGGCGAGAGAGAGCGGCTATCCGCTCGACCAGGGCTGGATCCTGGTGTCGGTCGCGCTTTATCTGCTGGTCGGCGCCTGCTGGCTGCCCGTCGTTTGGATCCAGATCCGGCTGCGCCGCATCGCGCGGAAAGCCGCCGCCGAAGGGACGCCGCTCCCGCCGCGCTATCGCCGGCTCTACAGGCTCTGGTTCTGCCTGGGTTTCCCGGCCTTCGCCGGCGTCGTCGCCATCATCTGGCTCATGTTGGCGAAACCGGATTTTGCCGGCTCCCTCTAA
- a CDS encoding DsbA family protein, giving the protein MRLVGLAILSAAIGAAAALAVVLGLGLHGGALPDEAALRQIVRDTLTAEPQLVVGALQALDQQRQAASDSARMAAVAANKDAIYADPNSPSVGPANASVTIVEFFDYRCPYCKRVAPDIASLLAGDPDLRIVYKEFPILGPESLVASRAALAAQRQGKYREMHEALIAQKGELTDEEIMATAQSVGLDIERLKTDMDDPAVMEQLQQVHNLAQTLNIDGTPAFFFGAHFVGGAISVDQMKQLIEQARQQG; this is encoded by the coding sequence ATGCGTCTGGTTGGCTTGGCCATTCTGTCTGCCGCGATCGGTGCCGCCGCCGCCCTGGCGGTCGTGCTGGGGCTGGGGCTCCACGGCGGCGCGCTGCCCGACGAGGCGGCCCTTCGCCAGATCGTCCGCGACACGCTGACGGCCGAGCCTCAGCTCGTCGTCGGCGCGCTCCAGGCGCTCGACCAGCAGCGCCAGGCCGCCAGCGACAGCGCCCGGATGGCGGCGGTAGCCGCCAACAAGGACGCGATCTATGCCGACCCGAACAGCCCCAGCGTGGGGCCGGCGAATGCCAGCGTCACCATCGTCGAGTTCTTCGACTATCGCTGCCCCTACTGCAAGCGCGTGGCACCCGACATCGCCAGCCTGCTGGCGGGCGATCCCGATCTGAGGATCGTCTACAAGGAGTTCCCGATCCTGGGGCCGGAATCGCTGGTGGCGTCGCGCGCGGCGCTGGCCGCGCAACGGCAAGGCAAGTATCGCGAGATGCACGAGGCCCTGATCGCGCAGAAGGGCGAGCTGACCGACGAAGAGATCATGGCCACGGCGCAATCCGTCGGCCTCGACATCGAGCGGCTCAAGACGGACATGGACGATCCGGCCGTCATGGAGCAGCTCCAGCAGGTGCATAACCTGGCCCAGACACTCAACATCGACGGCACGCCGGCCTTCTTCTTCGGCGCCCACTTCGTCGGCGGCGCCATCTCGGTCGACCAGATGAAGCAGCTCATCGAGCAGGCGCGCCAGCAAGGCTGA
- a CDS encoding 3-oxoacyl-ACP reductase family protein, whose product MKKLEGRSAIVTGSSRGIGKAIALRFAADGAKVCVNCVSTVDKAQAVADEIRKAGGEAIVVQADVAKRAEAEKLIAETAKAFGKVDILVSNAGIVIDRAFVDSTDEDWTRAIESNLHGFFNVSRAVLPHMIERKHGRLIATGSCITEIADFGGNKYSVCTASKGGITAMMRPIAAEVARHGVTVNAVSPGYIATEMLGEIDAAGLEAALTLVPMRRYGKPEEIAAAMAFLASDDAAYITGQVIRVNGGMSMGG is encoded by the coding sequence ATGAAAAAGCTCGAGGGCCGTTCGGCCATCGTCACCGGCAGCTCGCGGGGGATCGGCAAGGCGATCGCGCTGCGCTTCGCCGCCGACGGCGCCAAGGTCTGCGTCAATTGCGTCTCGACCGTGGACAAGGCCCAGGCCGTCGCCGACGAGATCCGGAAGGCGGGCGGCGAGGCGATCGTGGTCCAGGCCGACGTCGCCAAGCGCGCGGAGGCGGAAAAGCTCATCGCCGAAACCGCCAAGGCTTTCGGCAAGGTCGATATCCTGGTCTCGAATGCCGGCATCGTGATCGACCGCGCCTTCGTCGACAGCACCGACGAGGACTGGACCCGCGCGATCGAAAGCAACCTCCATGGCTTCTTCAACGTGTCGCGAGCGGTGCTGCCGCACATGATCGAGCGCAAGCATGGCCGACTGATCGCGACCGGCTCCTGCATCACCGAGATCGCCGATTTCGGCGGCAACAAATATTCCGTCTGCACCGCCTCCAAGGGCGGCATCACCGCGATGATGCGCCCGATCGCGGCCGAGGTCGCCCGCCACGGCGTCACGGTCAACGCCGTCTCGCCGGGCTATATCGCGACCGAGATGCTGGGCGAGATCGACGCCGCCGGGCTCGAGGCGGCGCTCACCCTCGTGCCGATGCGCCGCTACGGCAAGCCGGAGGAGATCGCGGCGGCGATGGCCTTCCTCGCTTCGGACGACGCCGCCTATATCACCGGCCAGGTGATCCGCGTGAATGGCGGCATGTCGATGGGCGGCTGA
- a CDS encoding gamma-glutamyltransferase — MAIAAIAALSLAACEPDKPLGTIGNVTGFAGAAVADEPRAAVVARDVLSAGGSAADAAVALYFALSVTMPSTAAIGGGGICIVHDAGKKTTEVLDFLPRAAPDGRVAVPLAVRGMAALQARYGKLRWEQLLGPAEQMARLGTPTSRALARELVTAADRLSQDPEMARIFLRADGTPLQEGDPLRQEQLGAVLTQLRIKGAGEFYTGPLAHIIADAAQSLGAPLTVETLRNAKPEFKPALEIPFGNQTIYLAPPPAAGGVVFGQLVEMMTDVHDFADTPESERPHLVAEATERAFIDRASWMQPDGSTEADAASLVSEDHAEKLMQGYDKAHATPAASLGAFTPVPENPWAAGFVTADADGNAVACNVTMNNLFGAGRMAPGTGILLAPAPNDRGAGYRALGPVLMANKANGGFLFAGAASGGETAPSALAQVFVRAADAQQSLADAVAAPRFHHNGAPDVVYTESLDRGSGPAALTQRGHETKEIDIIGRVNAIWCPKSMQSDSSSCSAVADPRAYGLAVVQTGK; from the coding sequence GTGGCGATTGCGGCCATCGCGGCCCTTTCGCTCGCGGCCTGCGAGCCGGACAAGCCGCTGGGGACGATCGGCAATGTCACCGGCTTTGCGGGGGCCGCGGTCGCCGACGAGCCGCGCGCGGCGGTGGTGGCCCGTGACGTGCTTTCGGCCGGCGGCAGTGCCGCCGATGCCGCGGTTGCGCTCTATTTCGCCCTGTCCGTAACCATGCCGTCGACGGCGGCGATTGGCGGGGGCGGGATCTGCATCGTGCACGATGCCGGGAAGAAGACCACGGAGGTTCTCGATTTCCTGCCGCGGGCCGCACCCGACGGCCGCGTGGCGGTGCCGCTCGCCGTGCGCGGCATGGCGGCGCTGCAGGCGCGTTATGGAAAGCTGCGCTGGGAGCAGTTGCTGGGGCCGGCGGAGCAGATGGCGCGCCTCGGCACGCCCACCAGCCGGGCGCTGGCGCGCGAGCTGGTGACGGCGGCGGATCGGCTGAGCCAGGACCCCGAGATGGCGCGCATCTTCCTGCGCGCGGACGGGACGCCGCTGCAGGAAGGCGATCCTTTGCGCCAGGAGCAGCTGGGCGCCGTGCTGACGCAGCTGCGCATCAAGGGAGCCGGCGAGTTCTATACGGGCCCGCTCGCTCACATAATCGCCGACGCGGCGCAATCGCTGGGTGCGCCCCTGACCGTCGAGACGCTGCGCAACGCGAAGCCGGAGTTCAAGCCCGCGCTGGAGATCCCGTTCGGCAATCAGACGATTTACCTGGCGCCGCCCCCGGCGGCGGGCGGTGTCGTCTTCGGGCAGCTGGTCGAAATGATGACCGACGTGCATGACTTCGCCGACACGCCCGAGAGCGAACGGCCGCATCTGGTCGCCGAGGCGACCGAGCGCGCCTTCATCGACCGGGCGAGCTGGATGCAGCCGGACGGCAGCACCGAGGCCGACGCCGCCAGCCTCGTCAGCGAGGACCACGCGGAGAAGCTGATGCAGGGCTACGACAAGGCCCATGCGACACCGGCCGCGTCGCTGGGCGCGTTCACGCCCGTTCCGGAGAATCCCTGGGCTGCGGGCTTCGTCACGGCCGATGCCGACGGCAACGCGGTCGCCTGCAACGTGACGATGAACAATCTCTTCGGCGCGGGACGCATGGCGCCCGGCACCGGCATTCTCCTGGCACCGGCGCCCAACGACCGCGGTGCCGGTTATCGGGCGCTGGGGCCCGTCCTGATGGCCAACAAGGCGAATGGCGGGTTCCTGTTTGCCGGCGCCGCTTCGGGGGGCGAGACGGCGCCGAGCGCCCTGGCGCAGGTCTTCGTCCGCGCGGCCGATGCCCAGCAGTCGCTCGCCGACGCGGTCGCCGCGCCGCGTTTCCACCACAACGGCGCGCCGGACGTCGTCTATACCGAATCGCTGGATCGGGGCAGCGGTCCCGCCGCCCTGACCCAGCGCGGCCATGAGACGAAGGAGATCGACATCATCGGGCGCGTCAACGCGATCTGGTGCCCGAAATCGATGCAGTCGGATTCGTCGAGCTGCAGCGCCGTTGCCGATCCGCGCGCCTATGGCCTGGCGGTGGTCCAGACCGGAAAGTGA
- the aroQ gene encoding type II 3-dehydroquinate dehydratase, translating to MAKTPTVLILNGPNLNLLGEREPAIYGRAKLADIEKSCRKRAKELGLAADFKQSNHEGELVDWIQAARLSHAAIVINPAAYTHTSVALLDALTAAGLPVIEVHLSNIHRRDRFRHHSYVSLAATGVICGLGAQGYLLALDAVATLLKTQEEA from the coding sequence TTGGCCAAAACCCCGACCGTCCTGATCCTGAACGGGCCCAATCTCAACCTCCTCGGTGAGCGCGAGCCCGCGATCTATGGCCGGGCCAAGCTGGCCGACATCGAGAAAAGCTGCCGGAAACGGGCGAAGGAGCTCGGGCTGGCGGCCGATTTCAAGCAGTCGAATCACGAGGGCGAGCTGGTCGACTGGATCCAGGCGGCGCGGCTGAGTCATGCCGCGATCGTCATCAATCCGGCCGCCTATACCCATACCTCGGTGGCGCTGCTCGACGCCCTGACGGCGGCCGGGCTGCCCGTCATCGAGGTCCATCTTTCGAATATCCATCGCCGCGATCGGTTCCGTCATCATTCCTATGTGAGCCTCGCGGCCACCGGTGTCATCTGCGGTCTGGGCGCGCAAGGCTATCTGCTGGCGCTGGACGCGGTGGCGACCCTGCTCAAGACCCAGGAAGAGGCGTAA
- a CDS encoding OmpW/AlkL family protein gives MPSGIKRLTVLGACLAVATALATPAMAAEAGDWLVRARAIGVVPTSESDGITPDLTTGKLQAQPAVVPELDFTYMATENIGFELILATTEHDVKGRGSIAGLGKVADTWLLPPTLLVQWHFLPKSRFNPYIGAGINYTITYGEDASQSLESALGGPTKVSLDNSLGWAVQAGMDIGIDDHWFVNVDVKYIDMSMDARIKSGGVTRKDDVDINPIIAGVGIGYRF, from the coding sequence ATGCCAAGCGGTATCAAAAGGCTAACGGTCCTCGGCGCCTGCCTGGCCGTCGCGACGGCGCTCGCCACGCCCGCGATGGCGGCGGAGGCCGGCGACTGGCTCGTGCGCGCACGCGCCATCGGCGTCGTCCCGACCAGCGAGAGCGACGGGATCACGCCCGACCTCACGACGGGCAAGCTGCAGGCGCAGCCCGCGGTCGTGCCCGAGCTCGACTTCACCTACATGGCGACCGAGAACATCGGCTTCGAGCTGATCCTCGCCACCACGGAACATGACGTCAAAGGCCGGGGCAGCATCGCCGGTCTCGGCAAGGTGGCCGACACCTGGCTGCTGCCGCCGACGCTCCTGGTGCAGTGGCACTTCCTGCCGAAATCCCGCTTCAACCCTTATATCGGCGCCGGCATCAACTACACCATCACCTACGGCGAGGACGCGAGCCAGTCGCTGGAATCGGCGCTCGGCGGGCCGACCAAGGTCTCGCTCGACAACTCGCTCGGCTGGGCGGTGCAGGCCGGCATGGATATCGGCATCGACGATCACTGGTTCGTCAATGTCGACGTGAAATATATCGACATGAGCATGGACGCGCGCATCAAGAGCGGCGGCGTGACGCGCAAGGACGATGTCGACATCAACCCGATCATCGCCGGCGTCGGCATCGGCTACCGCTTCTAG
- a CDS encoding SDR family oxidoreductase, with the protein MRVLVLGAYGLIGTYVSLRLVADGHEVAGLGRRTAQAARRLPGLRWIAGDLRAMTRVESWVEPLRGIDAVINCAGVLQDGPNDKVAAVQTDAALALFRACEESGVRRVVHFSAPPSGSGTPFETTKRQADRALADSSLDWLILRPALVLAPQAYGGTALLRGLAALPFWRPRIAGAGLLHVVSVFDLAETVSRAIATPALTRRAYDLAHPASISLDDLTRAFRGWLGLAPVASGRLPGWLTAAVGRLADLAGWLGWRSPARTTALGELRQGIAVKPEPWIADILSHPVSLEQFLIAHPATVQERRFAAGYFLKPLGLVALAFFWVATGVLGLTAARGEAVEALLRGGLPDGLAPAAVVAGSVIDIALGCALLVARTARPALIGMILVSAIYLVVATVLMPGLWLDPFGALLKIVPSIVAALAMLALLPDR; encoded by the coding sequence ATGCGCGTCCTCGTCCTCGGTGCTTACGGATTGATCGGAACCTACGTATCGCTCCGCCTGGTGGCGGACGGGCACGAGGTGGCGGGACTGGGACGGCGTACGGCCCAGGCGGCCCGGCGGCTGCCGGGGCTTCGTTGGATCGCGGGCGATCTCCGCGCCATGACCCGGGTGGAAAGCTGGGTCGAGCCGCTGCGCGGTATCGATGCGGTGATCAATTGTGCCGGCGTTCTCCAGGACGGGCCGAACGACAAGGTCGCCGCTGTCCAGACCGACGCCGCCCTGGCCTTGTTTCGGGCCTGCGAGGAGAGCGGTGTTCGGCGTGTCGTCCATTTCTCGGCACCGCCTTCGGGCTCGGGAACGCCGTTCGAAACGACAAAACGACAAGCCGATCGGGCCTTGGCGGACTCGAGCCTGGATTGGCTGATCTTGCGGCCGGCATTGGTGCTGGCACCCCAGGCTTATGGCGGCACGGCCTTGCTGCGTGGCCTGGCCGCTTTGCCTTTCTGGCGACCCCGCATCGCGGGTGCCGGGCTGCTTCACGTCGTCAGCGTCTTCGACCTCGCCGAGACGGTCTCTCGCGCGATCGCCACGCCGGCCCTGACCCGGCGGGCCTATGACCTCGCCCATCCCGCGTCAATCTCGCTCGACGATCTCACGCGTGCCTTTCGCGGCTGGTTGGGCCTGGCGCCCGTCGCCAGCGGGCGGCTGCCGGGATGGCTCACGGCGGCGGTCGGCCGGCTTGCCGATCTTGCCGGATGGCTCGGCTGGCGCAGCCCGGCGCGAACGACGGCACTCGGCGAATTGCGGCAGGGCATCGCCGTGAAGCCGGAGCCTTGGATAGCGGATATCCTGTCTCACCCGGTTTCGCTGGAGCAGTTCCTCATCGCCCATCCCGCCACCGTGCAGGAACGACGGTTTGCGGCCGGCTATTTCCTGAAGCCGCTGGGCTTGGTGGCGCTGGCTTTCTTCTGGGTGGCGACGGGCGTTCTCGGGCTCACGGCCGCTCGCGGCGAGGCGGTCGAGGCGCTGTTGCGGGGTGGGCTGCCGGACGGATTGGCGCCGGCGGCGGTCGTGGCCGGCAGCGTCATCGATATCGCGCTTGGCTGCGCCCTGCTGGTCGCGCGCACGGCGCGGCCGGCCCTGATCGGCATGATCCTGGTGAGCGCGATCTATCTGGTCGTCGCGACGGTCCTGATGCCGGGGCTCTGGCTCGATCCTTTCGGCGCGCTGCTCAAGATCGTCCCCTCGATCGTCGCCGCCCTGGCCATGCTGGCCTTGCTGCCTGACCGATGA
- the accB gene encoding acetyl-CoA carboxylase biotin carboxyl carrier protein, whose protein sequence is MAKFDVDEALIRKLAELLEQTGLTEIEYENGPQRIRVNKQTLAAAAAVAAAPAPAAAAPAATAPAKTATDGPPAGAVTSPMVGTVYLSPEPGASPFVKVGDRVSKGQTLLIIEAMKVMNPIPAPAGGTVREIAIADGRPVEYGEVLMVID, encoded by the coding sequence ATGGCGAAGTTCGATGTGGACGAGGCGCTGATCCGCAAGCTGGCGGAACTGCTGGAGCAGACGGGCCTCACCGAGATCGAGTACGAGAACGGGCCACAGCGGATCCGCGTGAACAAGCAGACCCTGGCCGCCGCGGCTGCCGTCGCCGCCGCACCGGCGCCCGCGGCCGCCGCGCCCGCGGCGACGGCACCGGCGAAGACGGCCACGGACGGACCGCCGGCCGGCGCCGTGACCTCGCCCATGGTCGGCACCGTCTATCTGTCGCCCGAGCCGGGCGCCAGCCCGTTCGTCAAGGTCGGCGACCGTGTCAGCAAGGGCCAGACGCTCCTCATCATCGAGGCGATGAAGGTGATGAATCCGATTCCCGCGCCGGCGGGCGGCACGGTCCGCGAGATCGCGATCGCCGACGGCCGGCCGGTGGAATATGGCGAAGTGCTGATGGTGATCGATTGA